The Lepidochelys kempii isolate rLepKem1 chromosome 5, rLepKem1.hap2, whole genome shotgun sequence genome window below encodes:
- the LOC140912118 gene encoding interferon beta-like — protein sequence MISRSLPQFCLVLLFSSEMSCLDCNRLHVLQIRMNSESFERLEKMGGNFPFQCLSEGIAFKPRDILKLRLSHQENAKVAIQQILQELFHIFNNNLTQAAWNGTSIVRFQNGLYQQIQQLEACLRAQTEKGLTNPESQDLRITSRKVKKYFQGIDAFLKEKQYSLCAWEIIPVEIPRCFVLVDKLTRRLSN from the exons ATGATCAGCAGGAGTTTGCCGCAATTTTGCCTCGTGCTGCTCTTCTCCAGTGAAATGTCATGTCTGGACTGTAACAGGCTGCATGTTCTACAAATCAGAATGAACAGCGAGAGTTTTGAGCGTCTGGAGAAAATGGGTGGCAACTTTCCCTTCCAATGTCTAAGTGAAGGGATAGCTTTCAAGCCCAGAGATATCCTCAAGCTCCGACTGTCCCACCAAGAGAATGCCAAGGTAGCCATCCAGCAGATCCTCCAAGAGCTCTTCCATATCTTTAACAACAATCTTACCCAAGCTGCCTGGAATGGGA CTTCCATAGTTAGGTTCCAAAATGGCCTTTACCAGCAAATTCAGCAGCTGGAGGCATGTTTGAGAGCACAGACAGAGAAGGGCTTAACCAACCCTGAAAGTCAGGACCTCCGGATCACCAGTCGGaaagtgaaaaaatactttcaggggatagatgctttcctgaaagaaaagcaaTACAGCCTGTGTGCCTGGGAGATCATTCCTGTCGAAATACCCAGATGTTTTGTGCTGGTTGACAAACTCACTCGAAGGCTGAGTAACTAA
- the LOC140912119 gene encoding interferon beta-like has translation MTTRFLLHICLILLFSTEISSWLCTMLHFQQNKVNKESLELLQKRSGIFPSQCINERAAFKPTQDIVQLSVAQKENAKVVIQAILQEIFNIFSKNLTQSAWDATSIVRFQNGLYQQIQRLEACLRAQMEKELTNPESKDLQIISRSVKQYFQGIDAFLKEKQYSLCAWEIIRMEIPRCFVLIDKLTRRLSN, from the coding sequence ATGACCACCAGGTTTTTGCTGCACATTTGCCTCATACTGCTCTTCTCCACTGAAATCTCATCTTGGCTCTGTACCATGCTTCACTTCCAGCAGAACAAAGTGAACAAAGAGAGCTTAGagcttctgcagaaaaggagcggAATTTTCCCCTCACAATGCATAAATGAAAGGGCAGCTTTCAAGCCCACCCAGGATATTGTCCAACTTTCAGTGGCCCAGAAGGAGAATGCCAAGGTGGTAATTCAAGCGATCCTCCAAGAGATCTTCAACATCTTTAGCAAAAACCTCACCCAAAGTGCCTGGGATGCCACTTCCATAGTCAGGTTCCAAAATGGCCTTTACCAGCAAATTCAGCGGCTGGAGGCATGTTTGAGAGCACAGATGGAGAAGGAATTAACCAACCCGGAAAGTAAGGACCTCCAGATCATCAGTCGGAGTGTGAAACAATACTTTCAGGGGATAGATGctttcctgaaagaaaagcaaTACAGCCTGTGTGCCTGGGAGATCATTCGCATGGAAATACCCAGATGTTTTGTACTGATTGACAAACTCACTCGACGGCTGAGTAACTAA